In Colletotrichum lupini chromosome 6, complete sequence, a single window of DNA contains:
- a CDS encoding FAD dependent oxidoreductase, with product MRSHLLSLCAFSATLISAAPSGLGCYDESAFKPEDIIQRDVLVIGGGATGTYAAVRLRDQNKTVAVVERADKLGGHVNTFRDTATGAPIDYGVQAFIQNDQTTQFFERFNVQLNASALSPFPSKIVDFKTGFVVPNATAVDPNTLVGPLANYLFATLNFDFLAEGAYDIPENVPEDLLLPFGQFVQKYNLTEVVQVVWIFAHGVGNLLETPTLYVLQNFGQPHLLGLSSGYLYAPGGNQQVYDKAGAFLGNDVLYSSTVVASKRSDDGVKAVVATSTGRKLIKAKKLLITIPPTIQNLAPFDLDDSETSVFNQWENVPYYVGVVSDSGLPDLTNFLNVDITAPDALPSKPFVWRLETVGVPGYQTVKVIGEADSTKAQGLVTDAVRKVGASSNSTSATGGEFAAWEEHSNLQLHVSTEAVKAGFYRDLYALQGKRSTYYTGNAWCSDYSPLLWQFTEKRILPSL from the coding sequence ATGCGTTCTCACCTTTTGTCGCTGTGCGCTTTCAGCGCCACATTAATTAGTGCCGCTCCCTCCGGCCTCGGCTGTTATGACGAGTCCGCCTTCAAACCCGAGGACATCATCCAACGCGACGTTCTCGTTATCGGAGGTGGAGCTACCGGAACCTACGCCGCCGTCCGTCTTCGGGACCAGAACAAGACCGTCGCCGTCGTAGAGCGCGCCGACAAACTCGGAGGCCACGTTAACACCTTCCGCGACACCGCGACCGGCGCACCTATCGATTACGGCGTGCAGGCATTCATTCAGAATGACCAGACAACACAGTTCTTCGAGCGCTTCAACGTCCAGCTGAACGCCTCCGCTCTGTCTCCTTTCCCGAGCAAGATTGTCGACTTCAAGACCGGTTTCGTCGTCCCCAACGCCACGGCCGTCGACCCCAATACCCTCGTCGGGCCCCTGGCGAACTACCTTTTCGCCACTCTCAACTTTGACTTCTTGGCTGAAGGCGCCTACGATATCCCCGAGAACGTTCCTGAGGATCTTCTTCTGCCCTTTGGCCAATTCGTCCAGAAGTACAACCTGACCGAGGTTGTCCAAGTCGTCTGGATCTTCGCCCACGGTGTTGGCAACCTTCTCGAGACCCCAACTCTGTATGTCTTGCAGAACTTTGGCCAGCCCCATCTCCTCGGTCTCTCCAGCGGCTACCTGTACGCCCCTGGTGGCAACCAGCAGGTGTACGACAAGGCCGGCGCTTTCCTCGGAAACGACGTCCTGTACTCCAGCACTGTCGTTGCCTCCAAGCGCTCTGATGATGGCGTCAAGGCCGTCGTTGCCACCTCCACGGGCCGCAAGCTCATCAAGGCCAAGAAGCTCCTGATCACCATCCCTCCTACCATCCAGAACCTCGCGCCCTTCGACCTCGACGACTCTGAGACTTCCGTCTTCAACCAGTGGGAGAATGTCCCCTACTACGTTGGTGTCGTCTCTGACTCCGGTCTTCCTGACCTAACCAACTTCCTCAACGTCGATATTACCGCCCCTGATGCCCTTCCCTCCAAGCCCTTCGTCTGGCGCCTGGAGACCGTCGGCGTTCCCGGCTACCAGACCGTCAAGGTCATCGGTGAGGCTGACTCTACCAAGGCCCAGGGCTTGGTCACCGATGCCGTTCGTAAGGTCGGAGCCTCTTCCAACAGCACCTCTGCGACTGGCGGCGAGTTTGCCGCTTGGGAGGAGCACTCCAACCTCCAGCTTCACGTTTCTACGGAGGCTGTCAAGGCCGGCTTCTACCGCGACTTGTACGCTCTTCAGGGAAAGAGAAGCACATACTACACCGGCAACGCTTGGTGCTCTGACTACTCTCCTCTGCTTTGGCAGTTCACTGAGAAGAGAATTCTCCCCTCCCTGTAA